CCCTCTCCATCGACCGACATTCTGTCCTCCTGGACTGGTGGAACATCCCCTTGCCCCTGCTTCTCGGTCTCATTGTCCGACGAACTGTCGTCTGgcctttcctcctcaccatcTTCTGACATTCGGTTCTCCTCGTCGGGTCGTTCTCCGTCTTGCCCCTGCTTTTCGCCCTCGTGAACTTCCGACATACGATTTGCCTCGTCAGAAGACCCTTCAGCTCCTTGTCCAGCCCCGCCgtctcccaaattttctggaccattGGTATGTGGACCATCCTCTATTTGATGGTCGACATCAGCTTGCTCCGGATCGACGTTCATCTCACAATCCCCTGCAGTTGAGGGCCCAGTATTCTCAGTCTGAAGTAGACCAGATCCAATATCATCACTCCGCGGCAAACCAGGTTGCTCGTCCGTGGGcacatccttgccagccacCGAAGATGTGTCTTCCGGAGGCTGTATATCTGAGGTAGGGACCGTattgtccccgttctcctgttgacccatgctgacatccttgccagccactgaagacgtgtcttccggaggctgtatatttgaggtagggaccgtattgtccccgttctcccgttgacccatgctgaccaTTTCCGTCGTGTCCACTTCgtgatcatcgtcaccctCCGCGTCTGCGTCGGACCCTTCACAGGTGGTTTTTTCACCATGATGGGAAACGGTCTGAAGTTGAGCTGTTTTAAACGGATTTAAATCATGTAATTGACGCAGACTTTGCTTATAACTTACCGTGTGGTTCAGTGCTGCGCCTTGCTAGGTTAGAATTTGCTGTAACCTCGGCGCTGCTCGTTGACGCTGGCCAATTATTAGTTTaaattgttattttgttacAGTACGTAGAACACACATATGAAAAAGTGAAACGCGGGATCTTGTGCAATTACCCGCTCGCATTCCATCCAGCAGTCTGAGATAACAAGTTTATATAAGGCTGACTGGATGTCGCAATTTTGCGCTGCAATGattttccaaatttccatctccacttCACGCAGAACACGGCGGCGACAATTACCGAGCGCTTTTGAGGCCTAAAGGAGTGCGTTAATCCAAGTTAAactgggaggatgtggatacaCCTACTTTAAGCAGCTGCTCCCGGTCACATTTCTTAGAATACCAAGATTTATTcacaaaaagaaggatgggGGATATGAAAAGGGCGACATGCAGAGGAATTTTTAAATGAGATGGCGTGACCTCTGAGAGGAACAACGCAGCATCAGGATGGCCGCTTGCACTAGGGTATGTTGAGCAGATTGTATCAATGAatagaggaaagaaaacttactAGAGATTTGCAAGAGTAGCCGTGTCCGTTGGAATGTCTGGTAGAACGTGTTCATCGTCCTTCATACCGCGCATTCCTGACAAGATTTGGTAGTGTAGCGAGGCGCAGTACACATTCCCGATTATTTTCCCCACAACACCCTTGAAGTGGTTACGCGCCAGACAGAGTAATAGCGTTGATTCCGAGGGCCCGCCCTGGGTGAAAGCGGATGACGGCGTGTCACTGATAGAAGGGGTGTTGATGTTTCTGTGCAACTTAGAGTCGGCTCTGAGGATGCGCTTCctggcagagcagagcattGCCGGCCAGTCCTTCAAGTCATCTACAAGCTAcaataattgtttgaaaATTAAGAATTAACATTGAGTGACTTCATGATCGCATACCTTGAACCGTGAAAATATTTCCTTAGTTCCTGTGCTGGCCTGTATTTCATTCAGGGGCACGGTCACCGGCAACGATGGTCCAAAGGCTGCTGGCCACAACGCTACGAGATCGAGTAGACGGTATGCTGCAAATAAGCTACCCGCCTGCTCCCATGTAGCCGAGGTTACGCAGGGTGTCTCTACGATGCTGTTCTGAAGGGCAGCCAAGCTTTGCCTATACTTGATGGCCGCTCGCATGCTCGATGATGAAACATCGTAATTCAAAAAGGTGAAGTCCTCATATCGTCGGAGGAAATCCACCATCCTCTACAGAAACTTGATATTAGTACCATAAATGGCAATCCAATTAAGACCTACGCGGAGTGGGTGCGACTCTGGCAACATGTTTTCCAGAGTCTGACGAACGACCTGCGTTTCGAAGGGAAACGCCAGAATTTCTTCAGCTTGGAGTCGGGCAACGGGGGAAATCTTCTGGGCTTGCACTACAAAACTTCAACGTCTCACCCtgcattctatttctttgggtacttacttttttttgtgtgtttttttctggtgtctcaaattttcaactaGATGAATTTTAACTGAACGAAAACTATTATAGAGTGTCTAGAGTATTGTCTATGTCTATTTTATTAGAATGTATGTTAAATCTATGGGGAGGGGTACTACGCTATGACGaacggaaagaaaaacaatcaagttgGAAACACACTATTTCCGGAGCGATTCTTTAGGGTAGGTTTCCCGTCCTGAAGTCACGAGTTGGTTAAAAAAACGCCCCCTTACATCAGCCGCATCACGGTGATGCGGCTGATGTAAGGGGGCGTTTTTTTAACCAACTCGTGACTTCAGGACGGGAAACCTACCCTAAAGAATCGCTCCGGAAATAGCGTGTTTCTCACcatatgttttctctttccgtTCATCATAGCGTCTTATCATAGTAATAGGTTGTGTagtatctaaaaataaattatcaCAAGTTAAGATGATAAATTAAGTGAGATGAACATCGATTAACAGTCTTTAAGACCCACAATGTCTAGTTATAAACGCAGACGACTTGACAGCCTAGGCAACCGCACAGTGTGTACTAATCCAACCCTCCATCTAATCACTAACTTCAGGGAAATTTAATTATGATCTCAAAAAATCAGGACATTAATCCCTTCATAGACATTGAAGCAGCGgtttccgatgatgatgaaagttcggaagagcttgatTATGAAGGGGGCCAACTACGTATGTTCCAATAATTTACATATATTCTGCTCAATATGTACTGATGCTAATGGGTTCTGACATACAGTGAATGATAACGATGAATActctgaggatgaggaacgtGTTGCACACTCTCGGCTATATCATGCCATGCAAAATACAGATAACGCTGATGAATGGAGCGATTTGTTGCCCATGCTTCTGCCTTCACGCATGAAAATTCGTCCTGACAATGATATAGAGCCATCTAGTTCACGAGAACTTATACAGAAATATGGCAATCCCCAACCAGGAGGACTTGGTGATAATAATTATATGCCTTCCGCGACTGATATCATGTATGAAATAGGTTGCAAGGTACGCAAAAATAATATAAGTCTTCAGTCAGCATTTATTGATCACCTTACGAGTGATAGGTTGGACGCGAAGAGGCCGTCGCTTTCAAAATTATGCAGATGTCAACGAACCCTACATTTCCCATCATCCTTGCCCGGTCTGTCTTCGCTCAATCCTCAATTCCTGGGAGAATCTACGTCGAGGCGCCATCAATGCAACATGCGCATACGTTAGCCTGCCTCGTTAGAGAGCTTAATCCGACACATTTAGTTAGGCTATCCTTGGAGAGATGTATGGAGATCCTATCTCATCCCCCACCCTCACGCCCTGAAGACCAATCGTGGGTcaaggttgctggaaagcGTAAGGCTTGGACGACCTACGCAAATGCTACCGGCCTTGTGTTCACATTCCAGGGTCGGAAAAGTGTTGTTCTTATCCCCAGACCTCCggacaacatcaagaaatcgCACCTCGACAGGATATTCCAGGATGGATTTATTATCACGGATTTCGACGCCATCGATctcaaatatctttccaatgTCCTCCCAACATCGTCCGAGTTGGAGCAATTTTGCGAGTGTCCATTTGTAACGACGGAGACCTTAGCGCAAGCCTCGAAAGCCATCTCCATGACTCGACTGAAACGATATAATCGAGTCAAAATTATTGGTGGAGAATACTTAGGTCTTTTTGGAACGGTCAAGAGTGTTTCTGACGCTGAGGTGGAAGTGCACATCCCCTCCCAAGGTATAACACAAGCAGTTGCACTACACGATCTACGTGCAGCTTTCCAGATAGGCAATAGTgttgaagtcgttgaagggGATCACAAAGATCTCCATGGATGGGTGTCAGACTTTGATGGAAGATCTGTTTGTATTATCGCCCCAGAGCA
This portion of the Psilocybe cubensis strain MGC-MH-2018 chromosome 12, whole genome shotgun sequence genome encodes:
- a CDS encoding Transcription elongation factor SPT5; translation: MSSYKRRRLDSLGNRTDINPFIDIEAAVSDDDESSEELDYEGGQLLNDNDEYSEDEERVAHSRLYHAMQNTDNADEWSDLLPMLLPSRMKIRPDNDIEPSSSRELIQKYGNPQPGGLGDNNYMPSATDIMYEIGCKVGREEAVAFKIMQMSTNPTFPIILARSVFAQSSIPGRIYVEAPSMQHAHTLACLVRELNPTHLVRLSLERCMEILSHPPPSRPEDQSWVKVAGKRKAWTTYANATGLVFTFQGRKSVVLIPRPPDNIKKSHLDRIFQDGFIITDFDAIDLKYLSNVLPTSSELEQFCECPFVTTETLAQASKAISMTRLKRYNRVKIIGGEYLGLFGTVKSVSDAEVEVHIPSQGITQAVALHDLRAAFQIGNSVEVVEGDHKDLHGWVSDFDGRSVCIIAPEHEREVIVPIHTVIFYVPPAHATLRPRKRHSSKLGERDHNDVYIGLSVIVVGNNTFKGYYGIVKSTTPDGFADVELEARNQRVERIKISHLIIHNREHINSAQDPGPSGGATPMPSTVASFLSPAWNPYSAIPVHSAVEIAELPSTVAHWLDTKYDKLKGLRLKVVDKSKGDHQVAMELLSLTDDTAHLALLGRTLTLPKSVLFPIHPVKKDDFVTPLEGDSMGIIFRIRSIDKDICVVHKYPVTRMKRGDTFPTFPTTSLIQIFPPSRGVKVVNM